The window ACGCTTTTTCTCGAACCACGCCGACTTCCAGTCTTTCGTTATTCCCAAGCGAAAACCCAATGGGTGTGTCTTCTGACCCATACTAAGACTTCTCCTCCTTTGTTGCCACCTTCACATAAATATGGCACATCCGGCGTACAAAAACGGACGCGGTGCCTCGGGGTCCGGGCATCAGCCGCTTCATTACATTGGGACCGGGGTCAATTCTGACCTCTTTAACAATCAGGTCCTTCTCCTGCAGTCGTGCCTTCCCTGCCTTGTTAATCGCATTGGCGACAGCAGACCTGAGCGTCTTTAACAACGGCTGCTTTGATGGCTTGGCTAAAAATGTAAGCGTTGCCAGCGCGGTGGGCACATCCTTATTTCGAATCAGTTCCGCTATCCGATTCATCTTTCTTACTGAACCACGCTGAAACCTGCTTCGAGCGATTGCTTCCATTTCTTAATGCTCCCGTTTCTCCTCACCCGACTTTTCCTTACGCTGTCCGGAGTGTGCCCGGAAAGTCCGGGTCGGTGCGAACTCACCTAATCGGTGACCTACCATTCGCTCGGTGATATAAACTGGCACAAACCGATTCCCGTTGTGAATTGCAATTGTTTGCCCGACAAACTCCGGCGGGATAATGCTCCGGCGCGCATAGGTTTTTATCACCCGTCGTTCGCCTTTCTCGACCAGCTCCTTTATGCGCCGGAACAACTTTTCATCGATATAAGGACCCTTTTTTAGCGAACGCCCCATCTTATGCCCTCCTGCGAATAATCAGTCGACTCGATTTCTTCTTCGGATTACGGGTCTTATACCCCTTGGCGATGATTCCCTTCTCAGAACAAGGATGTCTGCCGCCAGAACTCTTCCCTTCGCCTCCACCCATCGGATGGTCAACTGGATTCATCGCTACCGCCCGGGTTCTTGGTCTCCTTCCCATATGCCGACTTCTGCCTGCCTTGCCGATTGAAATGTCCTTGTGTTCAGGGTTAGAGACTCGACCAATTGTCGCCCAGCAGCGCAAATCAAACTTGCGAATCTCGCCCGACGGCAACTTCACCACTGCCCAGCCCTCCTCTTTCGCAAGAATCTGCGCCGCCGTGCCGGCAGAGCGCACCAGGAACGACCGGCTTGACGGATAAAGCTGGAGGTTGTGAATTTCCACACCAACCGGAATGTCGGAAAGTGGCATTGCATTACCGAACCTAATCGGCAGATTGTTACCGGAAGCGACCTGGTCGCCAACCTTTAAACCTTCAGGACAAAGTATATACCGGTACTCGCCATCCGCATAGCAAACCAGCGCAATTCGGGCAGAACGGTTGGGGTCATATTCAATCGAAACAACCTTAGCGGGAATACCAACTTTATCCCTTAAAAAGTCGATTAACCGATAATGTCGCTTCTCACCGCCACCGCGATATTTAGCGGTAATCCTCCCTTGATTATTCCTGCCTCCGGTCTTACGCAGAGGAACCGTCAAAGGTTTGTAAGGCTCCTCCCGGGTAATTTCACTAAAATCGGAGACGGTGTAATGTCTTCTACCAGGAGTAATTGGTCGATACTCTTTAATACCCATAACTAATGCTCCAACGCCTCAATCTTCTCGCCTTCTTTCAACTTAACTACCGCCTTTTTCCAGTCCGGTCGATACCCCTCAAACATCCCCATCCGTCGCCTCTTTCCGGAAAAATTCATCACCCGCACCTCAGTTACATGTACTTTAAACATCTGCTCAACCGCCTGACGAATCTGATGTTTGTTTGCGTTCCGGCTCACGCGTAGCGTATAACTCTCCTCAGCCGCCTTGAGCCTTTCCGACTTTTCAGTAACAACAACACCTAAAATAATCTTAGTCGGGTCAATCATTTAACTCCCCATTGCAACAAGAAAACTATCGAGCCCCTTCTCCGTGAAAATCAACCTCTGATGAGTTATAACCTGATAGGAGTTCAACTGCGCTGCGGGCATAACATCTAACCAGG is drawn from candidate division WOR-3 bacterium and contains these coding sequences:
- the rpsS gene encoding 30S ribosomal protein S19, whose amino-acid sequence is MGRSLKKGPYIDEKLFRRIKELVEKGERRVIKTYARRSIIPPEFVGQTIAIHNGNRFVPVYITERMVGHRLGEFAPTRTFRAHSGQRKEKSGEEKREH
- the rplB gene encoding 50S ribosomal protein L2, producing MGIKEYRPITPGRRHYTVSDFSEITREEPYKPLTVPLRKTGGRNNQGRITAKYRGGGEKRHYRLIDFLRDKVGIPAKVVSIEYDPNRSARIALVCYADGEYRYILCPEGLKVGDQVASGNNLPIRFGNAMPLSDIPVGVEIHNLQLYPSSRSFLVRSAGTAAQILAKEEGWAVVKLPSGEIRKFDLRCWATIGRVSNPEHKDISIGKAGRSRHMGRRPRTRAVAMNPVDHPMGGGEGKSSGGRHPCSEKGIIAKGYKTRNPKKKSSRLIIRRRA
- a CDS encoding 50S ribosomal protein L23; protein product: MIDPTKIILGVVVTEKSERLKAAEESYTLRVSRNANKHQIRQAVEQMFKVHVTEVRVMNFSGKRRRMGMFEGYRPDWKKAVVKLKEGEKIEALEH
- a CDS encoding 50S ribosomal protein L22, with product MEAIARSRFQRGSVRKMNRIAELIRNKDVPTALATLTFLAKPSKQPLLKTLRSAVANAINKAGKARLQEKDLIVKEVRIDPGPNVMKRLMPGPRGTASVFVRRMCHIYVKVATKEEKS